A single region of the Gammaproteobacteria bacterium genome encodes:
- a CDS encoding ABC transporter ATP-binding protein — translation MAEDNFCIELNQVCKTVDTPNGKLDILDNISLDVKYQEAVVIKGASGSGKTTLLGLMAGLDQASSGDVILFGHNLTDANEEQRSSIRAGRVGFVFQSFHLVQGATAAQNVMLPLELAGIDDAHQLAIASLQQVGLEAKTDTLVEHLSGGEQQRVAIARAYATSPKVLFADEPTGNLDAVTGRQITDLMFHLRDQSGTTLVLVTHEEELLERGDRQILIESGKLLAN, via the coding sequence ATGGCCGAAGATAATTTCTGCATTGAATTGAACCAGGTATGCAAGACCGTTGATACCCCGAATGGAAAGCTCGATATCCTAGACAATATATCGCTGGATGTTAAGTACCAGGAGGCCGTTGTCATCAAGGGTGCCTCGGGTTCCGGTAAAACCACGCTGCTGGGTTTGATGGCGGGTCTCGATCAGGCCAGCAGTGGAGACGTGATCCTATTTGGCCATAATCTGACCGATGCGAACGAAGAACAGCGTTCGTCGATACGGGCTGGACGAGTAGGCTTCGTGTTCCAGTCCTTTCACCTGGTGCAGGGTGCAACGGCAGCACAAAACGTCATGCTACCGCTCGAACTGGCCGGGATTGATGATGCCCATCAGCTTGCCATCGCGAGCTTGCAACAGGTGGGCCTGGAAGCTAAAACCGATACCCTGGTTGAGCATCTTTCGGGTGGCGAACAGCAGCGGGTGGCAATTGCCCGGGCCTACGCGACTAGTCCGAAGGTATTGTTTGCCGACGAACCGACGGGTAATCTGGATGCGGTCACCGGTCGCCAGATCACCGATTTAATGTTCCATTTACGTGACCAGTCGGGCACCACGCTGGTTCTGGTAACGCATGAAGAGGAATTGCTGGAACGAGGGGATCGCCAGATCCTGATCGAATCGGGCAAACTGCTAGCAAACTGA